One part of the Corallococcus soli genome encodes these proteins:
- a CDS encoding 1-acyl-sn-glycerol-3-phosphate acyltransferase, whose amino-acid sequence METALAQTVTQGEALKEEFGPMSRVLGARYFDGVHFPPEAENELRALSARGFVVHVMRTTAWINFLYLAWAMVRRTLPPIRAVVNLRPWFTRPWRQTAQGGAVEERFRYAGQQGGSGLVFLRRTALLHASGKETREDPFPALVRLARGADKPVFLVPELFVWEKRAAKLKPGWRDVVFGSPEAPGFVHSMVAFFRNYKRAQFRVGEPIDLRRFIEENPQATDEVLARKVRSALHVYLARETRAVFGPPQKPTDRLIEETLRDRQLRKVLDEHAAATGRKPASVQREAKRNLEAIAAKPNPSVLALIAPVLEWVFNRIYDGIGVDEAGLHRALKAAGRAPVVLCPSHKSHVDYLVMSWVLWNRGYAAPLVAAGANLSFWPLGPLFRRCGAFFLRRSFKGDKVYAASFKAYIKKLVHDGLHQEFFPEGGRSRTGKLLTPKLGMLTWQVEAVLDGARNDLYFVPVSIDYEKVVESDSYSKELAGGEKKPEDLKALLSAPKVLAARYGRIHLTFDEPLSLVEFMKARGLSPQEPVTDEQKKGLVRALGNRVMYGISKVSTITPHALVSASLLAHRRRGLTQRELTDRISLLRRIAREDGARLSAELANAPSNPETLGPIQDAMREFISDEIVRTKEARNEVSYQVEDARRPEMSFYKNTLMNLVAARSLVANALLAGTPAPYDTVKARALFLSRLFKVEFIYRVGASFDTIFAECVEGLVRMGLVIHEGDTLKQAPEAHAQPELEFLADLLRDFLEAYLLAAMTLPDVAAGVATDRKTFVKLALETGRGEYNAGRITASESLAKTTLENAVEYLLDQRILVEEDKKLKLGDPAAAAELPRKNPLADAIRGYLHRA is encoded by the coding sequence TTGGAAACCGCGCTGGCGCAGACCGTGACGCAAGGAGAGGCCTTGAAGGAGGAATTCGGTCCCATGTCCCGGGTGCTCGGGGCACGGTACTTCGACGGGGTGCACTTCCCCCCCGAGGCCGAGAACGAGCTGCGCGCGCTCAGCGCCCGGGGCTTCGTGGTGCACGTCATGCGCACCACGGCCTGGATCAACTTCCTGTACCTCGCGTGGGCCATGGTCCGCCGGACGCTGCCGCCCATCCGCGCGGTGGTGAACCTGCGCCCCTGGTTCACCCGTCCCTGGCGGCAGACGGCGCAGGGCGGCGCGGTGGAGGAGCGCTTCCGCTACGCCGGCCAGCAGGGCGGCAGCGGGCTCGTCTTCCTGCGCCGCACGGCGCTGCTGCACGCCTCCGGCAAGGAGACGCGCGAGGACCCCTTCCCCGCCCTGGTGCGGCTGGCGCGCGGCGCGGACAAGCCGGTGTTCCTGGTGCCGGAGCTGTTCGTCTGGGAGAAGCGCGCCGCCAAGCTGAAGCCGGGCTGGCGCGACGTGGTGTTCGGCAGCCCGGAGGCGCCGGGCTTCGTGCACTCGATGGTGGCGTTCTTCCGCAACTACAAGCGCGCGCAGTTCCGGGTGGGAGAGCCCATCGACCTGCGCCGCTTCATCGAGGAGAACCCCCAGGCCACCGACGAGGTGCTGGCGCGCAAGGTGCGCAGCGCGCTGCACGTGTACCTGGCGCGGGAGACGCGCGCGGTGTTCGGCCCGCCGCAGAAGCCCACCGACCGGCTCATCGAGGAGACGCTGCGCGACCGTCAGCTGCGCAAGGTGCTGGACGAGCACGCGGCCGCCACCGGCCGCAAGCCCGCGAGCGTGCAGCGCGAGGCCAAGCGCAACCTGGAGGCCATCGCGGCCAAGCCCAACCCGTCCGTGCTGGCCCTCATCGCGCCGGTGCTGGAGTGGGTGTTCAACCGCATCTACGACGGCATCGGCGTGGACGAGGCGGGCCTGCACCGCGCGCTCAAGGCCGCGGGACGCGCGCCGGTGGTGCTCTGCCCCAGCCACAAGAGCCACGTGGACTACCTGGTGATGAGCTGGGTGCTGTGGAACCGCGGCTACGCGGCGCCGCTGGTGGCCGCGGGCGCCAACCTGTCCTTCTGGCCGCTGGGCCCGCTGTTCCGCCGCTGCGGCGCGTTCTTCCTGCGCCGCTCGTTCAAGGGCGACAAGGTCTACGCCGCGTCCTTCAAGGCGTACATCAAGAAGCTGGTGCACGACGGCCTGCACCAGGAGTTCTTCCCCGAGGGCGGCCGCTCGCGCACGGGCAAGCTGCTCACGCCCAAGCTGGGCATGCTCACATGGCAGGTGGAGGCGGTGCTGGACGGCGCGCGCAACGACCTCTACTTCGTGCCCGTCTCCATCGACTACGAGAAGGTCGTGGAGTCCGACAGCTACTCGAAGGAGCTGGCCGGCGGGGAGAAGAAGCCGGAGGACCTGAAGGCCCTGCTGAGCGCCCCCAAGGTGCTGGCGGCGCGCTACGGGCGCATCCACCTGACGTTCGACGAGCCCCTGTCGCTGGTGGAGTTCATGAAGGCCCGCGGCCTGTCGCCGCAGGAGCCGGTGACGGACGAGCAGAAGAAGGGTTTGGTCCGGGCGCTGGGCAACCGCGTCATGTACGGCATCAGCAAGGTGTCCACCATCACGCCGCATGCGCTGGTGAGCGCGTCCCTGCTGGCCCACCGCCGGCGCGGCCTCACCCAGCGCGAGCTCACCGACCGCATCAGCCTGCTGCGGCGCATTGCCCGGGAGGACGGCGCGCGGCTGTCCGCGGAGCTGGCCAACGCGCCCAGCAACCCGGAGACGCTGGGGCCCATCCAGGACGCCATGCGCGAGTTCATCTCCGATGAGATCGTGCGCACGAAGGAAGCGCGCAACGAGGTCAGCTACCAGGTGGAGGACGCGCGCCGCCCGGAGATGTCCTTCTACAAGAACACGCTGATGAACCTGGTGGCCGCGCGCAGCCTCGTGGCCAACGCGCTGCTCGCCGGCACGCCCGCGCCGTACGACACCGTGAAGGCGCGCGCGCTGTTCCTGTCGCGCCTCTTCAAGGTGGAGTTCATCTACCGGGTGGGCGCGTCGTTCGACACCATCTTCGCCGAGTGCGTGGAGGGGCTCGTGCGCATGGGCCTGGTCATCCACGAGGGCGACACGCTCAAGCAGGCCCCGGAAGCGCACGCGCAGCCGGAGCTGGAGTTCCTGGCGGACCTGCTGCGCGACTTCCTGGAGGCCTACCTGCTGGCCGCGATGACCCTGCCCGACGTGGCCGCGGGCGTCGCCACCGACCGCAAGACCTTCGTCAAGCTGGCGCTGGAGACAGGGCGCGGCGAGTACAACGCCGGGCGCATCACCGCCTCCGAGTCGCTGGCGAAGACGACGCTCGAGAACGCGGTGGAGTACCTGTTGGATCAGCGCATCCTCGTGGAAGAGGACAAGAAGCTGAAGCTGGGCGACCCTGCCGCGGCGGCCGAGCTGCCCCGGAAGAACCCGCTCGCGGATGCCATCCGGGGCTACCTGCACCGGGCCTGA
- a CDS encoding CPBP family glutamic-type intramembrane protease encodes MDEGLPPSDPQPVGPTVPPPLTPPHPLLAVVLAFGLYLTLGATTQVLNPAFGVWFTEVFLFLGLAWVMLRRAGFRPATYTGLTPFEGKPALFGFLLGVANFFAVVVPIQFLAQRLAPPWLRELFDASRLFEGQTSFELALLLGGVSVAAPLCEEFFFRGLVQRAMTPPAPASPWRALIITSVVFSAFHLDPVGFLARVELGLLFGWLLLRTGSLWPSIAAHAANNIVSSVLFLIATHSSAAKDTGTDDVTDWRAVLGLALVGWTVLLGLRAASRHVPAVWGRGTPPDDEAARATKPVPLFAVQLLPWVVAATLSVGALALLDGRGVSLSVYDVQHPVPPLSKDAPPGFQAERKALQQLRKAVRKGEMPMELYEEERVRQAEAHAPASKGEPR; translated from the coding sequence GTGGATGAAGGCTTGCCTCCCAGCGACCCGCAGCCGGTAGGGCCCACCGTGCCGCCGCCCCTCACGCCACCCCACCCGCTGCTCGCGGTGGTGCTGGCCTTCGGCCTCTACCTGACGCTCGGGGCCACCACCCAGGTGCTCAACCCCGCCTTCGGCGTGTGGTTCACGGAGGTGTTCCTCTTCCTGGGCCTCGCGTGGGTGATGTTGCGCCGCGCGGGCTTCCGGCCCGCCACGTACACCGGCCTCACGCCTTTCGAGGGGAAGCCCGCCCTGTTCGGCTTCCTGCTGGGCGTGGCCAACTTCTTCGCGGTGGTGGTGCCCATCCAGTTCCTGGCGCAGCGCCTGGCGCCCCCGTGGCTGCGGGAGCTGTTCGACGCATCGCGCCTCTTCGAGGGGCAGACGTCCTTCGAGCTGGCGCTGCTGCTGGGCGGCGTGTCGGTGGCCGCGCCGCTGTGCGAGGAGTTCTTCTTCCGCGGACTCGTCCAGCGCGCCATGACGCCCCCGGCCCCGGCCTCTCCCTGGCGTGCGTTGATCATCACGTCGGTGGTGTTCAGCGCCTTCCACCTGGATCCGGTGGGCTTCCTCGCGCGCGTGGAGCTGGGGCTGCTCTTCGGCTGGCTGCTGCTGCGCACCGGCTCGCTCTGGCCGAGCATCGCCGCGCACGCGGCCAACAACATCGTGTCGTCGGTGCTGTTCCTCATCGCCACGCATTCAAGCGCGGCCAAGGACACGGGGACGGACGACGTGACGGACTGGCGCGCCGTGCTGGGCCTGGCGCTCGTGGGCTGGACGGTGCTGCTGGGCCTGCGCGCCGCGTCCCGGCACGTCCCTGCCGTCTGGGGACGTGGCACTCCACCGGACGACGAGGCGGCGCGTGCCACGAAGCCCGTGCCCCTGTTCGCCGTCCAGTTGCTGCCGTGGGTGGTGGCGGCGACGCTGTCCGTGGGGGCCCTGGCCCTGCTGGACGGCCGGGGCGTGTCGCTGAGCGTCTATGACGTCCAGCACCCCGTGCCGCCGCTGTCGAAGGACGCGCCCCCCGGCTTCCAGGCGGAGCGCAAGGCCCTGCAGCAGCTGCGCAAGGCCGTCCGCAAGGGCGAGATGCCCATGGAGCTGTACGAAGAGGAGCGGGTGCGGCAGGCCGAGGCCCATGCCCCCGCGAGCAAGGGCGAGCCCCGCTGA
- a CDS encoding glycosyltransferase 87 family protein, translating to MQVPPTVSRLALFLAYAFHLIVPLIVEVGFRPPHMGEGGDFPTYYYALRQALLGGSPYDIQALQKLSPWSVAPFLYPPPFLLSMLWTLPLSPRAALVGMFVLNEVLLLGVLGLMHKHLGLSRRGVALLLVTFFPLWDNLLWFQVNLVLLLPVVVALLWAQQRPLGAGALVGAAAVMKVLPGALALYWLLRREWRPLASVAASVLGLTLLSLPLMGPVQQWSYYTGTLLGVAGGRIHDMGIRVSIRSEYNHSVLGVFSHVWPGPSPIEPSGLAVAATGLFIVFLLAAWALRVHRGCPPEFGMASMLGIISIASTYAWEHYLVLLLPAVVLAARGSAPRWLLGTLYALTVFPLGVLLFVYGRLPGQPSPLALTPWIAGGKMVGAAGISLLCVWFAKAPDSVSAPAVEPKGLGSPQAL from the coding sequence ATGCAAGTCCCGCCGACGGTCTCCAGGCTCGCCCTGTTCCTGGCGTATGCCTTCCACCTGATTGTCCCCCTCATCGTCGAGGTCGGCTTCCGCCCTCCGCACATGGGAGAGGGTGGAGACTTCCCGACGTACTACTACGCGCTCCGGCAGGCGCTGCTCGGCGGCAGTCCCTACGACATCCAGGCCCTGCAGAAGCTGTCACCCTGGTCCGTCGCGCCCTTCCTGTATCCCCCACCCTTCCTCCTGAGCATGCTCTGGACGCTCCCCCTGTCTCCGAGGGCGGCCCTCGTCGGCATGTTCGTCCTCAACGAGGTGCTGCTGTTGGGGGTGCTGGGCTTGATGCACAAGCACCTGGGGCTGTCCCGCAGGGGCGTGGCGCTGTTGCTCGTCACCTTCTTCCCCCTCTGGGACAACCTGCTCTGGTTCCAGGTGAACCTGGTGCTGCTGCTGCCGGTGGTGGTGGCCCTCCTCTGGGCGCAACAGCGACCGCTGGGCGCTGGCGCGCTGGTGGGGGCCGCCGCCGTCATGAAGGTGCTTCCCGGGGCGCTGGCGCTCTACTGGCTGTTGCGGCGCGAGTGGCGGCCCCTGGCTTCGGTGGCGGCCTCCGTCCTGGGGCTCACCCTGCTGTCACTTCCGTTGATGGGCCCCGTCCAGCAGTGGAGCTATTACACGGGCACGCTGCTGGGCGTCGCGGGGGGGCGCATCCACGACATGGGCATCCGCGTGTCCATCCGCTCCGAATACAACCACTCCGTGCTCGGGGTGTTCAGCCACGTCTGGCCGGGCCCGAGCCCCATCGAGCCCTCTGGCCTTGCGGTGGCCGCCACGGGACTGTTCATCGTGTTCCTGCTGGCCGCATGGGCCCTGCGCGTTCACCGCGGGTGCCCGCCCGAGTTCGGCATGGCGTCGATGCTGGGAATCATCAGCATCGCCTCCACCTATGCGTGGGAGCACTACCTGGTGTTGCTGCTCCCCGCGGTCGTCCTGGCGGCGCGCGGGAGCGCCCCCCGGTGGCTCCTGGGGACGCTCTATGCCCTCACGGTGTTCCCGCTCGGGGTGTTGCTGTTCGTGTATGGGCGCCTGCCGGGGCAGCCATCGCCCCTGGCCCTCACGCCGTGGATCGCCGGCGGCAAGATGGTGGGCGCGGCGGGCATCAGCCTGCTGTGCGTGTGGTTCGCGAAGGCCCCGGACAGCGTCTCCGCCCCGGCGGTGGAGCCCAAGGGACTGGGCAGCCCCCAGGCCCTGTAG
- a CDS encoding DUF5818 domain-containing protein, which produces MKLSGTVQYQDLEGGVWVLKADDGRTYQLAGGDRKIKKDGQRISAEGSVQRDTVTAAMVGPVFHVTSYTAD; this is translated from the coding sequence GTGAAGCTCTCCGGCACGGTGCAGTACCAGGACCTGGAAGGCGGCGTGTGGGTCCTGAAGGCCGACGACGGCAGGACGTACCAGCTCGCGGGCGGCGACCGGAAGATCAAGAAGGACGGTCAGCGCATCTCCGCCGAGGGCAGCGTGCAGCGGGACACCGTCACCGCGGCGATGGTGGGACCGGTGTTCCACGTCACGTCGTACACGGCGGACTGA
- a CDS encoding S8 family serine peptidase — MRMRRWNVVLAALALSASACASASRESEAPAGPDVAVAQAEVAQAVRGGSDDVVSGAIVVDFKDGTTPAEFDAWEQEWGVDLEFNSLEGPRTGVTLAVGVNDVEDVLQRIRQHPAVESAEPLMQVRSSYTPNDPQFGSQWNLRMIDMPKAWDGNRGKGVVVAVIDTGIAYEDHDDFKQVPDLKGVSFVKGYDFVNDDEHANDDHGHGTHVAGTIAQATNNGEGVAGVAFDATLMPLKVLNHFGSGTSADIADAIRFAADHDAKVINMSLGGGLYSQVMANAVEYARKKGVTVVAAAGNTGQGRVEFPAAYPGAVAVGAVGPDGSRTPYSSYGKELDIAAPGGDKRQGDSGGILQNTIDPRDPSRSVYAWYQGTSMAAPHVAAVAAMLYGAGASGPDEVEQALYAGAKAVGDQAWSEQYGHGILNANASLQAFTGGGPRWAALGWAAALLALVLLTLRGRERPGFLNVLFRPAFFVPLVLSTVGFFFLRSWFSGASGAAGDVVSVASLPIPDWQRIIFGRATVSPLFYSALIPLVLSLPAITWRGFRPAVGGLALGFAGFLTYAAWVGAPALAWMPFTFLAKPWLGINSVVCLVIARAMLKREDA; from the coding sequence ATGCGGATGAGGCGATGGAACGTGGTTCTCGCGGCGCTGGCCCTGTCGGCCTCGGCGTGTGCTTCCGCGTCGCGGGAGTCGGAGGCCCCGGCGGGGCCTGACGTGGCGGTGGCCCAGGCGGAGGTGGCGCAAGCCGTGCGGGGGGGCTCGGACGACGTGGTGTCGGGCGCCATCGTGGTGGACTTCAAGGACGGCACCACCCCGGCGGAGTTCGACGCCTGGGAGCAGGAATGGGGCGTGGACCTGGAGTTCAACTCCCTGGAGGGCCCCCGGACGGGCGTCACGCTCGCGGTGGGCGTGAACGACGTGGAGGACGTGCTCCAGCGCATCCGGCAGCACCCGGCGGTGGAGTCCGCCGAGCCGCTCATGCAGGTGCGCAGCAGCTACACGCCCAATGATCCGCAGTTCGGTTCCCAGTGGAACCTGCGGATGATCGACATGCCGAAGGCCTGGGACGGCAACCGGGGCAAGGGCGTGGTGGTGGCGGTCATCGACACGGGCATCGCCTACGAGGACCACGACGACTTCAAGCAGGTGCCGGACCTCAAGGGCGTGTCGTTCGTGAAGGGTTACGACTTCGTCAACGACGACGAGCACGCCAACGACGACCACGGCCACGGCACGCACGTGGCGGGCACCATCGCGCAGGCGACCAACAACGGCGAGGGCGTGGCGGGCGTGGCCTTCGACGCGACGCTGATGCCCCTCAAGGTGCTGAACCACTTCGGCAGCGGCACGTCGGCGGACATCGCGGACGCCATCCGCTTCGCGGCGGACCACGACGCGAAGGTCATCAACATGTCGCTGGGCGGTGGCCTGTACTCCCAGGTCATGGCCAACGCGGTGGAGTACGCGCGCAAGAAGGGCGTCACCGTGGTGGCCGCCGCGGGCAACACCGGGCAGGGCCGGGTGGAGTTCCCCGCGGCGTACCCGGGCGCGGTGGCGGTGGGCGCGGTGGGGCCGGATGGCTCGCGCACCCCGTACTCGTCCTATGGCAAGGAGCTGGACATCGCGGCGCCGGGTGGGGACAAGCGCCAGGGCGACTCGGGCGGCATCCTGCAGAACACCATCGACCCGCGCGACCCGTCGCGCTCCGTCTACGCCTGGTACCAGGGCACCAGCATGGCCGCCCCGCACGTCGCCGCGGTCGCCGCGATGCTCTACGGCGCGGGCGCCAGCGGGCCGGATGAGGTGGAGCAGGCGCTCTACGCCGGGGCGAAGGCGGTGGGTGACCAGGCCTGGTCCGAGCAGTACGGCCACGGCATCCTCAACGCCAACGCGTCGCTCCAGGCCTTCACGGGCGGCGGGCCTCGCTGGGCCGCGCTCGGGTGGGCCGCGGCGCTGCTGGCGCTGGTGCTGCTGACGCTGCGCGGTCGCGAGCGTCCGGGCTTCCTCAACGTCCTCTTCCGCCCGGCCTTCTTCGTGCCGCTGGTCCTGTCCACGGTGGGCTTCTTCTTCCTGCGCTCGTGGTTCTCGGGCGCCTCGGGCGCGGCCGGCGACGTGGTGAGCGTGGCCTCCCTGCCCATCCCGGACTGGCAGCGCATCATCTTCGGGCGGGCCACGGTGAGCCCGCTGTTCTACAGCGCGCTGATTCCCCTGGTGCTCTCGCTGCCGGCCATCACCTGGCGGGGCTTCCGTCCGGCCGTGGGCGGCTTGGCGCTCGGCTTCGCGGGCTTCCTGACCTACGCGGCGTGGGTGGGTGCTCCGGCGCTGGCGTGGATGCCCTTCACCTTCCTGGCGAAGCCGTGGCTGGGCATCAACTCGGTGGTGTGCCTCGTCATCGCCCGCGCGATGCTCAAGCGGGAGGACGCGTGA
- a CDS encoding serine aminopeptidase domain-containing protein has product MVQKGQFLERSTLIPVGGGQGAPLVMEGTVHRGQRSPPLLILPPRPEEGGGMDHVLAAEVAFAAARAGFPTLRFNHRGVGASQGARGTGGALVEDAEAAMRVALENAGKSALAVAALHGGARVALALQERHPAVGGLCLVSPDVDPLSLVRLSCPLLVIVGAQDTRLPRAALAAAVAEAGGDLEVIDDAGTTFYRNLPQVGRAAAAWLQRLSGG; this is encoded by the coding sequence ATGGTCCAGAAAGGTCAGTTCCTGGAGCGCTCCACGCTCATCCCCGTCGGTGGGGGGCAGGGGGCCCCGCTGGTGATGGAGGGCACGGTGCACCGGGGCCAGCGCTCGCCGCCGCTGCTCATCCTTCCGCCCCGGCCGGAGGAGGGGGGCGGCATGGATCACGTCCTGGCGGCGGAGGTGGCCTTCGCGGCGGCCCGGGCGGGCTTTCCCACCCTGCGCTTCAACCACCGGGGCGTGGGGGCCAGCCAGGGCGCCCGGGGCACCGGGGGCGCGCTGGTGGAGGACGCGGAGGCCGCCATGCGGGTGGCGCTGGAGAACGCGGGGAAGTCCGCGCTGGCGGTGGCCGCGCTGCATGGGGGGGCGCGCGTGGCGCTGGCGCTCCAGGAGCGGCACCCGGCGGTGGGCGGACTGTGTCTGGTGTCGCCGGACGTGGATCCGCTGTCGCTCGTGCGATTGTCGTGTCCGCTGCTGGTGATTGTCGGGGCGCAGGACACCCGCCTGCCCCGCGCGGCGCTGGCCGCCGCTGTCGCCGAGGCCGGGGGCGATTTAGAGGTCATCGACGATGCCGGAACCACGTTCTACCGCAATCTTCCCCAGGTGGGCCGGGCCGCGGCGGCGTGGCTCCAGCGGCTGTCGGGCGGGTAG
- a CDS encoding class I SAM-dependent rRNA methyltransferase encodes MNVVKLELARGLGRHLRAGHPWVFRKALEHPPRIPAGSVVDLTENGKFVARGYYDPHSAIAVRVLTRDSRETVDSRFITQRVQRSLAARTSLIDLKDTDSYRLIHGEGDGLPGVVVDLYAGWAVMKLYSAGLTPYRPLIVEALKAGVPGLKGIIGRDEVGRDDVEEDDGRGTGRMLWGEEAPELIPIRERGAVFMVDAWRGQKTGFFLDQRENRHLIRRLGQGRDVLNCFCFSGGFSVNAALGGAKSVFSVDQDPEAIALARENFTRNGLPAEKHDFLAADVFALIQSFKEEGRTFDLIILDPPAFAKSQRAVEAAIDGYASLNRQALALLRPGGLLATASCSARVNGDMFMGAVREAGFKAGVDLALVEERYQPPDHPVRLQFPEGKYLKFYVMQAV; translated from the coding sequence GTGAATGTCGTGAAGCTGGAGCTGGCCCGGGGCCTGGGGCGTCACCTGCGCGCGGGCCACCCGTGGGTGTTCCGCAAGGCGCTGGAGCACCCGCCGCGGATCCCCGCTGGCAGCGTGGTGGACCTGACGGAGAACGGGAAGTTCGTCGCGCGCGGTTACTATGATCCGCACTCGGCCATCGCGGTGCGCGTGCTCACGCGGGACTCGCGGGAGACGGTGGACTCGCGCTTCATCACCCAGCGCGTGCAGCGCTCGCTGGCCGCGCGCACGTCGCTCATCGACCTGAAGGACACCGACAGCTACCGCCTCATCCACGGCGAGGGCGACGGCCTGCCCGGCGTGGTGGTGGACCTGTACGCGGGCTGGGCGGTGATGAAGCTGTACTCGGCGGGGCTCACCCCCTACCGGCCGCTCATCGTGGAGGCGCTGAAGGCGGGCGTGCCGGGCCTCAAGGGCATCATCGGCCGCGACGAGGTGGGCCGCGACGACGTGGAAGAGGACGACGGGCGCGGCACCGGGCGCATGCTCTGGGGCGAGGAGGCGCCGGAACTCATCCCCATCCGCGAGCGCGGCGCCGTGTTCATGGTGGACGCGTGGCGCGGACAGAAGACGGGCTTCTTCCTGGATCAGCGGGAGAACCGCCACCTCATCCGCAGGCTGGGGCAGGGCAGGGACGTGCTCAACTGCTTCTGCTTCAGCGGAGGCTTCTCCGTGAACGCGGCGCTGGGCGGCGCGAAGAGCGTCTTCTCCGTGGATCAGGACCCGGAGGCCATCGCCCTGGCGCGCGAGAACTTCACGCGCAACGGGCTGCCGGCGGAGAAGCACGACTTCCTCGCGGCGGACGTCTTCGCCCTCATCCAGTCGTTCAAGGAGGAGGGCCGCACCTTCGACCTCATCATCCTGGATCCGCCCGCCTTCGCGAAGAGCCAGCGCGCGGTGGAGGCGGCCATTGACGGCTACGCGTCGCTCAACCGGCAGGCCCTGGCGCTCCTGCGGCCCGGGGGCCTGCTGGCCACGGCGTCGTGCTCCGCGCGCGTGAACGGGGACATGTTCATGGGCGCCGTGCGCGAGGCGGGCTTCAAGGCCGGCGTGGACCTGGCGCTGGTGGAGGAGCGCTACCAGCCGCCGGACCATCCCGTGCGCCTGCAGTTCCCGGAAGGCAAGTACCTGAAGTTCTACGTGATGCAGGCGGTGTAG
- a CDS encoding HAD-IIB family hydrolase, translated as MKGLPKGAEPSPLKQADLSRVRGVFTDVDGTLTTGHKLRSQTVRALEQLSAFGLRVVMVSGRPAGWGEAWARQLPVDGVIVENGGLFFLKGKRGELRKVYLEPPGQREANRERLEAEVRGVLAQVPGARLSVDSRYTEVDLAVDYNEEARLGDAGASAIETLLRARGVTAVRSSVHVNCWLGRFDKLSASRRFARVAWGEKLDPEDGQYVYAGDSFNDAPMFQAFKLGVGVANVRAVLDRIDAPPAFITRAPEGRGFEELARALLARRRPSRSRGVST; from the coding sequence GTGAAGGGCCTCCCGAAGGGGGCCGAACCCAGCCCCCTGAAGCAGGCGGACCTGTCCCGGGTGCGCGGCGTCTTCACCGACGTGGACGGCACGCTGACGACCGGCCACAAGCTGCGCAGCCAGACGGTGCGGGCGCTCGAACAGCTCTCCGCCTTCGGCCTGCGCGTGGTGATGGTGAGCGGCCGGCCGGCGGGGTGGGGCGAGGCGTGGGCCCGGCAGCTCCCCGTGGACGGCGTCATCGTGGAGAACGGCGGGCTGTTCTTCCTCAAGGGGAAGAGGGGCGAATTGCGCAAGGTGTACCTGGAGCCGCCCGGCCAGCGTGAGGCGAACCGCGAGCGCCTGGAGGCGGAGGTGCGCGGCGTGCTGGCGCAGGTGCCCGGGGCCCGCCTGTCGGTGGACAGCCGCTACACGGAAGTGGACCTGGCGGTGGACTACAACGAGGAGGCCCGGCTGGGCGACGCGGGGGCGAGCGCCATTGAAACGCTGCTCCGGGCCCGGGGCGTGACGGCGGTGCGCTCGTCGGTGCACGTCAACTGCTGGCTGGGCCGGTTCGACAAGCTGTCCGCGTCCCGCCGCTTCGCGCGCGTGGCGTGGGGCGAGAAGCTGGACCCCGAGGACGGGCAGTACGTCTACGCGGGGGATTCTTTCAACGACGCTCCGATGTTCCAGGCGTTCAAGCTGGGCGTGGGCGTGGCCAACGTGCGCGCGGTGCTGGACCGCATCGACGCGCCCCCGGCCTTCATCACCCGGGCGCCCGAGGGGCGGGGATTCGAGGAGCTGGCACGCGCCCTCCTCGCCCGCCGCCGGCCGTCCCGCAGTCGAGGAGTCTCAACGTGA
- a CDS encoding magnesium transporter CorA family protein translates to MIQVCLWEDGKVVSGGEELLDRPGPKWIDVLEPDAEVLGRLAERFQLHRLAVEDCLHLDQRPKLEEYPHHQFIVLQGFSCNGKDVTDLTLHEQHYFLANDWLISVHQLRLPGHDAILRRVKDDPAGTLGRGVDVILYLLADSLVDAQFPILDDFGDELDDLEDAIFAQPEPEQLQRIFQLKRALVTLRRVLSPQRDVVGMLSRRGIPQIQEKTTLYFRDVYDHLVRLYEQLDSGRDVVGNVMDGYLSMVANRTNDISKQLTIFATLFLPLSFIVGFFGQNFDALSGTGWYYAMWATMVGFPLGLIGWFKYKKWI, encoded by the coding sequence ATGATCCAGGTCTGTCTGTGGGAGGACGGCAAGGTGGTTTCGGGCGGGGAGGAGCTGCTCGACCGGCCGGGCCCCAAGTGGATCGACGTCCTGGAGCCGGACGCGGAGGTGCTGGGGCGGCTGGCCGAGCGCTTCCAGCTCCACCGGCTGGCCGTGGAGGACTGCCTGCACCTGGACCAGCGGCCCAAGCTGGAGGAGTACCCGCACCACCAGTTCATCGTGCTGCAGGGCTTCAGTTGCAACGGCAAGGACGTCACCGACCTGACGTTGCACGAACAGCACTACTTCCTGGCGAACGACTGGCTCATCAGCGTGCACCAGCTGCGGCTGCCCGGCCATGACGCCATCCTCCGGCGCGTGAAGGACGACCCCGCGGGCACGCTGGGCCGGGGCGTGGACGTCATCCTCTACCTGCTCGCGGACTCGCTGGTGGACGCGCAGTTCCCCATCCTGGACGACTTCGGCGACGAGCTGGACGACCTGGAGGACGCCATCTTCGCGCAGCCAGAGCCGGAGCAGCTCCAGCGCATCTTCCAGCTCAAGCGCGCGCTCGTCACGCTGCGCCGGGTGCTGTCCCCCCAGCGGGACGTGGTGGGCATGCTGTCGCGCCGGGGCATCCCGCAGATCCAGGAGAAGACGACGCTGTACTTCCGCGACGTATACGACCACCTGGTGCGGCTGTACGAGCAGCTCGACTCCGGCCGCGACGTGGTGGGCAACGTGATGGACGGCTACCTGTCCATGGTGGCCAACCGCACCAACGACATCAGCAAGCAGCTCACCATCTTCGCCACCCTCTTCCTGCCCCTGTCCTTCATCGTCGGCTTCTTCGGGCAGAACTTCGACGCGCTGTCCGGCACCGGCTGGTACTACGCCATGTGGGCCACCATGGTGGGCTTCCCGCTGGGGCTCATCGGTTGGTTCAAGTACAAGAAGTGGATCTGA